Proteins encoded within one genomic window of Brachybacterium avium:
- the purE gene encoding 5-(carboxyamino)imidazole ribonucleotide mutase, with amino-acid sequence MTQHPGNDTAPSPRVGIVMGSDSDHPVMKAAEEALAEFGIACSVEVVSAHRMPEDMITWGRSAAERGLRVVIAGAGGAAHLPGMLASLTPLPVIGVPVPLKHLDGMDSLLSIVQMPAGVPVATVSIGGARNAGLLAARILAAGGDAEAERLRARMVAFQAELREIALAKGEKLRSAR; translated from the coding sequence ATGACGCAGCACCCCGGTAACGACACCGCTCCCAGCCCGCGGGTTGGCATCGTGATGGGCTCGGACTCCGACCACCCGGTGATGAAGGCCGCCGAGGAGGCGCTCGCGGAGTTCGGGATCGCCTGCTCCGTCGAGGTGGTCTCCGCCCACCGGATGCCTGAGGACATGATCACCTGGGGGCGCAGTGCCGCCGAGCGCGGGCTGCGGGTGGTGATCGCCGGGGCCGGCGGCGCCGCGCACCTGCCCGGCATGCTCGCCTCCCTCACTCCGCTGCCGGTGATCGGGGTGCCGGTGCCGCTGAAGCACCTCGACGGCATGGACTCCCTGCTCTCGATCGTGCAGATGCCCGCCGGGGTGCCGGTCGCGACCGTCTCCATCGGCGGTGCCCGCAACGCCGGCCTGCTCGCCGCCCGGATCCTCGCCGCCGGTGGGGACGCCGAGGCCGAACGCCTGCGCGCCCGGATGGTGGCCTTCCAGGCGGAGCTGCGTGAGATCGCGCTGGCCAAGGGGGAGAAGCTGCGCTCCGCGCGGTGA
- a CDS encoding acyltransferase gives MSETPAYRVAPGADISNDATIGDGSSVWHLAQVREGARLGAGCVIGRGAYIGSGVQLGDGCKVQNYALVYEPARLADGVFVGPAAVFTNDHFPRAVNPDLTPKSASDWEPVGVVCQTGASIGARAVCVAPVTIGAWAMVAAGATVVKDVPPHALVAGVPARRLGWVGRSGEKLIPAADGTDAWVCPATGEWYIPDDSTGGLLLASASLADAPRPAELTDDVQDGPAV, from the coding sequence ATGAGCGAAACCCCTGCCTACCGGGTCGCCCCGGGGGCCGATATCTCGAACGACGCGACCATCGGCGACGGCAGCTCCGTCTGGCATCTCGCCCAGGTGCGCGAGGGCGCCCGCCTCGGCGCCGGCTGCGTGATCGGCCGCGGTGCCTATATCGGCTCGGGCGTGCAGCTGGGCGACGGTTGCAAGGTCCAGAACTACGCGCTGGTCTACGAGCCCGCGAGGCTGGCCGATGGCGTCTTCGTCGGCCCTGCCGCAGTGTTCACCAACGACCACTTCCCGCGAGCGGTGAACCCTGATCTCACGCCCAAGTCAGCCTCCGACTGGGAGCCCGTCGGTGTGGTCTGCCAGACCGGTGCCTCGATCGGAGCCCGCGCCGTGTGCGTGGCCCCGGTGACCATCGGGGCCTGGGCGATGGTCGCCGCCGGTGCCACGGTGGTCAAGGACGTTCCGCCGCACGCCCTGGTGGCGGGGGTTCCCGCCCGCCGGCTGGGGTGGGTCGGCCGCTCCGGTGAGAAGCTGATCCCGGCCGCCGACGGCACGGATGCCTGGGTGTGCCCGGCCACGGGGGAGTGGTACATCCCCGATGACTCCACCGGCGGGCTGCTCCTGGCCTCCGCCTCTCTGGCCGACGCGCCGCGCCCGGCCGAACTCACCGACGACGTACAGGATGGTCCCGCCGTATGA
- a CDS encoding Gfo/Idh/MocA family protein, whose translation MGTKQTLRAGLIGLGMMGRHHARNLQSLEGVELVAVADAHGDPHGAAAGLEVLPDVESLIAAGIDYAVVAVPTQFHRDVAIALAEAGVHTLVEKPLAFDIGEAEEITAVFEKAGLVGAVGYIERYNPALQEMRKRIADGQLGEIYQIVTRRQGGFPARIADVGVVKDLATHDLDLTAWVAQSPYASVAATSTRRSGRQDEDMVSIAGRLEDDTITNHLVNWLTPFKERVTVVTGEKGALVADTLNADLTFFANADAATNLWESMASFRGVSEGDSIRYALQRQEPLATEHQAFRDSIGGDASNIVTMREGLHTVRTVEAVLESAREGRVVRPDGPAGGA comes from the coding sequence ATGGGGACGAAGCAGACGCTGCGGGCCGGGCTGATCGGTCTGGGGATGATGGGGCGCCATCATGCCCGCAACCTCCAGTCCCTGGAGGGGGTGGAGCTGGTCGCGGTCGCGGACGCCCATGGGGATCCGCACGGCGCGGCCGCGGGGCTCGAGGTGCTGCCGGATGTGGAGTCGCTGATCGCGGCGGGCATCGACTATGCGGTGGTGGCGGTGCCCACCCAGTTCCATCGGGACGTGGCGATCGCGCTGGCGGAGGCGGGGGTGCACACGCTGGTCGAGAAGCCGCTGGCTTTCGACATCGGTGAAGCGGAGGAGATCACCGCCGTGTTCGAGAAGGCCGGGCTGGTCGGAGCGGTCGGTTATATCGAGCGGTACAACCCGGCCCTGCAGGAGATGCGCAAGCGCATCGCTGACGGTCAGCTGGGGGAGATCTATCAGATCGTCACCCGGCGCCAGGGCGGGTTCCCGGCCCGGATCGCGGATGTCGGGGTGGTCAAGGATCTGGCTACCCACGACCTGGATCTCACCGCCTGGGTGGCGCAGTCCCCGTACGCTTCGGTCGCGGCGACGTCCACGCGGCGCTCCGGCCGCCAGGACGAGGACATGGTCTCGATCGCGGGCCGGCTCGAGGACGACACGATCACCAACCACCTGGTGAACTGGCTGACTCCCTTCAAGGAGCGCGTCACCGTGGTGACGGGGGAGAAGGGTGCCCTGGTGGCCGACACCCTCAACGCCGACCTCACGTTCTTCGCCAACGCCGATGCGGCCACCAATCTGTGGGAGTCGATGGCCTCGTTCCGCGGGGTCAGCGAGGGTGACTCGATCCGGTACGCCCTGCAGCGCCAGGAGCCGCTGGCCACCGAGCATCAGGCCTTCCGCGACTCGATCGGTGGCGATGCTTCCAACATCGTCACCATGCGTGAGGGCCTGCACACCGTCCGCACCGTCGAGGCCGTGCTCGAGAGTGCGCGCGAGGGGCGCGTGGTCCGTCCGGACGGACCCGCCGGCGGTGCGTGA
- a CDS encoding glycosyltransferase family protein, translated as MPTMLFHAPYPIHGRQTGSGVRPAKMRRAFEDAGFDVLEIAGHGAERARALHRLRRSLRRGLELDFAYAENSTMPTLLTEPHHLPTHPAVDLMLLGLLRRHRVPTGLFYRDVYWRFPAYQADVGRLIATGTKTLYRAELLAYRGLDRVYLPSTKMSSFVPWIRQEQVAELPPGAAIHDSRRDPDGELTLLYVGNVSDYYRMHELFRAVDATDGVRLLFCTPRESWEAVAHEYPLANSQRIEIVHARGDELLPLFARAHLTLLTVEPAQYRDFAAPVKLFEYIGHGKPVLATEGTHAGELVERIGAGRQVAYAASAIARLLVELREDRRTLVDMTDRVEQVRHGHTWQARAEQVATDLRGGRSGS; from the coding sequence ATGCCGACGATGCTGTTCCACGCCCCGTACCCGATCCACGGGAGGCAGACGGGCTCCGGCGTGCGGCCCGCGAAGATGCGCCGAGCCTTCGAGGACGCCGGCTTCGACGTCCTCGAGATCGCCGGGCACGGCGCGGAGCGTGCGCGGGCGCTGCACCGGCTCCGCCGGAGCCTGCGGCGGGGCCTGGAGCTCGACTTCGCCTACGCGGAGAACTCGACCATGCCCACCCTTCTCACCGAGCCGCATCATCTGCCCACGCATCCCGCGGTGGACCTCATGCTGCTGGGCCTGCTGCGCCGCCATCGCGTCCCGACCGGTCTGTTCTATCGCGACGTCTACTGGCGGTTCCCGGCCTACCAGGCGGACGTCGGCCGACTGATCGCGACCGGGACGAAGACCCTCTACCGCGCGGAGCTGCTGGCCTACCGCGGGCTGGACCGGGTCTACCTGCCCTCGACCAAGATGTCCTCGTTCGTGCCGTGGATCCGGCAGGAGCAGGTCGCCGAGCTCCCTCCGGGGGCGGCGATCCATGACAGTCGTCGGGACCCCGACGGCGAGCTGACGCTCCTGTACGTCGGCAACGTGTCCGACTACTACCGGATGCACGAGCTGTTCCGGGCGGTGGATGCCACGGACGGGGTGAGACTGCTGTTCTGCACTCCGCGCGAATCGTGGGAAGCGGTGGCGCACGAGTACCCGCTCGCGAATTCGCAGCGGATCGAGATCGTCCATGCGCGGGGTGATGAGCTGCTCCCGCTGTTCGCCCGGGCGCATCTCACGCTGCTCACGGTGGAGCCCGCCCAGTACCGGGACTTCGCGGCGCCGGTGAAGCTCTTCGAGTACATCGGTCACGGGAAGCCCGTGCTCGCCACGGAGGGGACCCACGCCGGTGAGCTCGTGGAGCGGATCGGGGCGGGACGCCAGGTCGCCTATGCGGCGTCGGCCATCGCCCGGCTCCTGGTCGAGCTCCGGGAGGACCGGCGCACCCTCGTGGACATGACGGACCGGGTCGAGCAGGTTCGTCACGGTCACACCTGGCAGGCACGTGCTGAACAGGTCGCCACCGATCTCCGCGGCGGACGTTCCGGGAGCTGA
- a CDS encoding glycosyltransferase produces MRDRPRRLVERVIRVGSRLARRLPGAIGGRGTYFSAQQRLTADPHRADWPRDVETLLALADRDLARGRTDASLRWYDKALRISFDPSLHQAGGSPLAADPETFLEPLRSSETGALMLGAPVPAASVPVRPAPRERGGKRTRLLVIAQENWTFIRPVLDALRGTGRFEVREIEVDDLAGPGFPDRERILRGRYDLVVSGRRMPTPPEMAEAYDWADVALVEWSHHVLTWVTLLDRAPRKLMARLHRFEAFTPFPLLHDHARIDRMLYVSPPVWNLLRSAVPAFADVEGVQVGNLLARGLGPTPGPDRDRHLLVQVGWLREVKDVLFSLEVLARLRTHDPRYRLRLIGPGLPAASSADGAYRRRVRRRLEELGPEAVQQLGRRDDVPALLAGSGVILSSSRHEGTHESVMEGLAAGCPAVIRDWPDAADYGGPGTLYDSGWVVADVQAAVQRVLELSVPERYAEESHRARRFALAHRDPEILVAAYERALTEDSAAA; encoded by the coding sequence GTGCGTGACCGGCCCCGTCGGCTCGTCGAGCGGGTGATCCGTGTCGGGTCGCGGCTCGCCCGCCGTCTGCCCGGCGCCATCGGAGGGAGGGGCACCTATTTCTCGGCGCAGCAGCGGCTGACGGCTGACCCTCACCGCGCCGACTGGCCCCGGGACGTGGAGACGCTGCTCGCCCTCGCCGACCGCGACCTCGCCCGCGGCCGGACCGACGCGAGTCTGCGCTGGTACGACAAGGCGCTGCGCATCAGCTTCGATCCCTCGCTGCACCAGGCCGGTGGCTCTCCGCTGGCGGCCGACCCGGAGACGTTCCTGGAACCGTTGCGGAGCTCGGAGACGGGGGCCCTCATGCTGGGTGCCCCCGTCCCGGCGGCGAGCGTGCCCGTGCGCCCGGCTCCCCGGGAGCGCGGCGGCAAGCGGACCCGCCTGCTGGTGATCGCGCAGGAGAACTGGACCTTCATCCGTCCCGTCCTCGACGCCCTGCGCGGAACCGGCCGCTTCGAGGTGCGCGAGATCGAGGTCGACGATCTCGCCGGGCCGGGTTTCCCGGACCGGGAGCGGATCCTCCGCGGCCGCTACGACCTGGTGGTGTCCGGGCGACGGATGCCCACGCCGCCGGAGATGGCCGAGGCCTACGACTGGGCGGACGTGGCACTGGTGGAGTGGAGCCATCATGTCCTGACCTGGGTGACCCTTCTGGACCGTGCGCCGCGGAAGCTGATGGCACGCCTGCATCGCTTCGAAGCCTTCACGCCGTTCCCCCTGCTGCACGACCATGCCCGCATCGACCGGATGCTGTATGTCTCCCCGCCGGTGTGGAATCTGCTCCGGAGCGCCGTCCCCGCCTTCGCCGACGTCGAGGGGGTGCAGGTGGGCAACCTGCTTGCGCGGGGGCTCGGCCCGACACCCGGACCGGATCGGGATCGTCACCTGCTCGTGCAGGTCGGCTGGCTCCGGGAGGTCAAGGACGTGCTGTTCTCTCTCGAGGTCCTCGCGCGCCTGCGGACGCATGACCCCCGGTACCGTCTGCGCCTGATCGGTCCGGGGCTGCCTGCCGCCTCCTCTGCCGACGGCGCGTATCGCCGACGAGTCCGTCGCAGGTTGGAGGAGCTGGGCCCCGAGGCGGTCCAGCAGCTCGGCCGCCGCGACGACGTGCCCGCCCTGCTCGCGGGATCCGGGGTGATCCTCTCGTCCTCGCGCCACGAAGGGACCCACGAGTCCGTGATGGAGGGCCTGGCCGCGGGATGCCCAGCCGTCATCCGGGACTGGCCCGATGCGGCGGACTACGGGGGTCCGGGCACGCTCTACGACAGCGGCTGGGTGGTGGCAGACGTCCAGGCCGCCGTGCAGCGCGTGCTGGAGCTGTCCGTCCCTGAGCGCTATGCCGAGGAGAGCCACCGGGCGCGGCGATTCGCTCTCGCCCATCGCGACCCCGAGATCCTGGTCGCCGCCTATGAACGGGCGCTGACCGAGGACTCTGCCGCCGCATGA
- a CDS encoding DegT/DnrJ/EryC1/StrS family aminotransferase, translating to MNTELTMIPPAKPLIGQEERDAVDRVLASGMVAQGPEVAAFEEEFSAALAGGREVVAVNSGTSGQHLGMLALGLGVGDEVIVPSFTFAATANTVAVCGATPVFVDVDPETFTIDPAAVEAAITKRTVGIQPVHLYGHPAPMDQLLAIAERHGLWVFEDAAQAHGATWQGAQVGTFGQGGMFSLYPTKNMTSGEGGMVSCATPEIARQVRLLRNQGMEAQYANEVAGFNNRMTDIHAAIGRIQLGKLPAWTTMRQENAQFFDANLAGVVTPVVREGATHVYHQYTIRIEGASAQERDAFAAALRKEHLVGCGVYYPTPVHRLATFRTEVDLPVTEMLAREVLSLPVHPSLSDMDRERIVAAVNTVAKAGA from the coding sequence ATGAACACCGAACTTACGATGATCCCTCCGGCGAAGCCGTTGATCGGTCAGGAGGAGCGGGACGCGGTGGATCGCGTGCTGGCTTCGGGCATGGTGGCGCAGGGGCCGGAGGTGGCGGCGTTCGAGGAGGAGTTCTCGGCGGCGTTGGCGGGTGGCCGGGAGGTGGTGGCGGTGAACTCCGGCACCTCGGGGCAGCATCTGGGGATGCTGGCGCTGGGTCTGGGGGTGGGTGATGAGGTGATCGTGCCCTCGTTCACCTTCGCGGCAACCGCGAACACCGTCGCCGTGTGCGGGGCGACGCCGGTGTTCGTGGACGTGGATCCGGAGACGTTCACCATCGATCCGGCGGCGGTCGAGGCCGCGATCACTAAGCGGACGGTGGGGATCCAGCCGGTGCACCTGTACGGGCATCCGGCGCCGATGGATCAGCTGCTGGCGATCGCGGAGCGGCATGGTCTGTGGGTGTTCGAGGATGCGGCGCAGGCGCATGGCGCGACGTGGCAGGGCGCGCAGGTGGGGACCTTCGGGCAGGGCGGGATGTTCTCGCTGTATCCGACGAAGAACATGACCTCGGGGGAGGGTGGGATGGTCTCCTGCGCCACGCCGGAGATCGCGCGTCAGGTGCGGCTGCTGCGCAACCAGGGCATGGAGGCGCAGTACGCGAACGAGGTCGCCGGCTTCAACAATCGCATGACGGATATCCATGCGGCGATCGGTCGCATCCAGCTGGGCAAGCTCCCGGCATGGACGACGATGCGGCAGGAGAACGCACAGTTCTTCGATGCGAACCTGGCCGGGGTGGTGACGCCGGTGGTGCGCGAGGGGGCTACGCACGTCTACCACCAGTACACGATCCGGATCGAGGGTGCCTCGGCACAGGAGCGGGACGCGTTCGCGGCCGCGCTGCGGAAGGAGCACCTGGTGGGGTGCGGGGTGTATTACCCGACCCCGGTGCACCGGTTGGCGACCTTCCGGACCGAGGTGGATCTGCCGGTGACGGAGATGCTGGCTCGTGAGGTGCTGTCGCTGCCGGTGCATCCGAGCCTCTCGGACATGGATCGGGAACGGATCGTGGCGGCTGTGAACACTGTGGCGAAGGCGGGGGCATGA
- a CDS encoding ABC transporter ATP-binding protein, whose product MSWVLPVLAAWALLAVPGLFLLRTVGARVPVPWGVSPVVTVLLVVGLGGLFHVLHIPWSAGTVLAATTGICALAVLLRRARCRRSRGAGRHLAERCEDAGRRHREDGPRTAAVTAVGVLGGLAVVAAATRRMGGISTLNGSYDSFFHLSAIATIRDGGDAFLTTALVDIYGTPTYYPVVFDALAALLPWDPIPAANALLLAMLAASPSAVGAMLMMLAPAGRAGVAPAVLATAASTLFLSVPAMGLVMGLWPIVLGALCLPVAIGAVLRLLERRPGGLAPTAVIGHGALVLGTALAHPSMLFSAVVVAGLRLLVGGVLRILEGRYRRGAVQVVAALTAAAAFVLVSGAVLGGMDMTRSAQGRGEVLWEILVDSPRIPVIGAPLWPVAAIWLFALLGAVFALRAREAVGITAATGVVAAVVLGIATQADSPLAAALVNPWYGARERIAPLMICLLLLLLARGMRALAGAERGRAHALLAPTGTLLVVLTVVAGVLAPSRLPLMGSLAYTAYGVQLSPYVTPEERAFIERTAAELPQDAVVLADPLDGAPLYWSVGGIKTVFPTMSQPLTPEAALLARYAPRVDAPQANAHAEVCAAAAQIGPTHLYRDTSEHNGRAMNPEASARWSGVHDIPRTGSRWSPRMDRTLCTSWISPVERAPDTPVPSPARRASIDDRGEHPMKQTIRIVRRTLSVLPRDSRRFLVTFGLVMSVLALLDVVALGAIALVIPALMSPGTTVTIPVVGWRLQTFEEMMVMVAAFVGLIIIKSFLNLLTIRIATQRFAQHEVAIGQQLFRSYMSASWVDRTSKSTQEIIRMVDSGVAAVVANVLMPSMTVVAEFATISVISIGLVIVDWKIALATFAYLGMIALVLSRVVTPRAVANGSSNRDNSLRVVRLLGEVLASLKELTLKGNEGEVADIVAERRATASRTRAFAQYYNQMPRFVLDAGMVGGFVVVGGVGYLSGLPDDAPATAMASVALFAVAGFRLVPSLTRFQSTQNRILTNAAFADYIIDDIEFAREAVARQEEPDSGTLAPGLHDIVLEDVAFTYPGREEPAVDGVSLQIPAGSSVAVVGTSGAGKSTLVDLLLGLLTPSSGRILIGGTDMTTVLRQWRTSVGYVPQEVALFDVSVGENVALTWEPDQVDAQRVRTALDRAQLLEVIEARPEGIHGRLGERGATLSGGQRQRMGIARGMYSEPTVLVLDEATSALDTKTEAAVTDAIRDLGEDVTTITIAHRLATIQHSDIVFYMSEGAVAAAGSFDEVVAAVPAFAEQAALAGLTGGGGFLPNPQDDGEVQIDPPVEARGPGEGS is encoded by the coding sequence ATGAGCTGGGTCCTGCCCGTGCTCGCCGCGTGGGCCCTGCTCGCCGTCCCCGGTCTCTTCCTGCTGCGAACGGTCGGGGCCCGGGTGCCGGTGCCGTGGGGCGTCTCCCCGGTGGTCACGGTGCTGCTCGTCGTCGGCCTCGGGGGCCTGTTCCATGTCCTGCACATCCCGTGGAGCGCGGGGACCGTGCTGGCGGCGACGACAGGCATCTGCGCCCTTGCCGTCCTGCTGCGCCGCGCCCGGTGCCGGCGCAGCCGGGGCGCAGGACGCCATCTCGCGGAGCGGTGCGAGGACGCCGGACGACGGCATCGCGAGGACGGTCCCCGGACCGCGGCGGTCACCGCGGTCGGCGTGCTCGGGGGCCTCGCAGTGGTGGCCGCGGCCACGCGGCGGATGGGCGGGATCTCCACCCTCAACGGCAGCTACGACTCCTTCTTCCACCTCTCGGCGATCGCGACCATCCGCGATGGCGGCGATGCGTTCCTCACCACCGCCCTGGTCGACATCTACGGCACCCCCACGTACTACCCGGTGGTCTTCGACGCCCTCGCCGCGCTGCTGCCGTGGGACCCGATCCCCGCCGCGAACGCACTCCTGCTCGCGATGCTGGCGGCGAGCCCCTCGGCGGTCGGGGCAATGCTCATGATGCTCGCGCCGGCGGGACGCGCGGGCGTGGCCCCGGCCGTCCTCGCGACCGCCGCCTCGACGCTCTTCCTGAGCGTTCCGGCGATGGGGCTGGTGATGGGTCTCTGGCCGATCGTCCTCGGTGCCCTCTGCCTGCCCGTCGCGATCGGTGCGGTGCTCCGACTCCTGGAGCGGCGGCCCGGCGGGCTCGCGCCGACAGCGGTGATCGGGCACGGCGCCCTGGTCCTCGGTACCGCCCTGGCGCACCCCTCGATGCTGTTCTCGGCCGTCGTGGTGGCAGGGCTGCGCCTCCTGGTCGGCGGGGTGCTCCGGATCCTCGAGGGCCGGTATCGCCGAGGGGCGGTCCAGGTGGTCGCCGCGCTGACGGCGGCAGCGGCGTTCGTGCTCGTCTCGGGGGCGGTGCTGGGCGGGATGGACATGACCAGGTCCGCGCAGGGACGGGGGGAGGTGCTGTGGGAGATCCTCGTCGACTCCCCGCGCATCCCGGTGATCGGCGCCCCCCTGTGGCCGGTCGCGGCGATCTGGTTGTTCGCCCTGCTGGGTGCCGTGTTCGCACTGCGGGCTCGAGAGGCAGTCGGGATCACCGCCGCCACCGGAGTGGTGGCCGCAGTCGTCCTGGGCATCGCCACACAGGCCGACTCGCCGCTCGCGGCCGCCTTGGTGAACCCGTGGTACGGAGCCCGTGAACGGATCGCTCCGCTGATGATCTGCCTGCTGCTGCTCCTGCTCGCGCGGGGGATGCGAGCGCTGGCGGGCGCGGAGCGCGGTCGGGCCCATGCCCTGCTGGCCCCGACCGGCACCCTGCTGGTGGTGCTCACCGTCGTCGCCGGGGTGCTCGCGCCGTCCCGGCTGCCGCTGATGGGATCGCTCGCGTACACGGCCTACGGCGTGCAGCTGTCCCCGTACGTCACGCCGGAGGAACGCGCGTTCATCGAGCGCACCGCCGCCGAGCTGCCGCAGGACGCGGTGGTGCTCGCGGACCCGCTGGACGGCGCACCGCTGTACTGGTCGGTCGGCGGGATCAAGACGGTGTTCCCGACCATGTCCCAGCCGCTGACCCCGGAGGCCGCCCTCCTGGCACGGTACGCTCCGCGCGTGGACGCGCCGCAGGCGAACGCGCATGCAGAGGTCTGCGCGGCCGCGGCACAGATCGGCCCCACGCACCTGTACCGCGACACCTCCGAGCACAACGGACGGGCGATGAACCCGGAGGCCTCTGCACGGTGGAGTGGCGTCCATGACATCCCCCGCACCGGCTCACGCTGGTCGCCGAGGATGGACCGTACGCTCTGTACGAGCTGGATCTCGCCTGTTGAGCGGGCACCGGACACGCCGGTGCCGAGTCCCGCACGGAGGGCGAGCATCGATGACCGAGGAGAACACCCCATGAAGCAGACCATCCGGATCGTCCGGCGCACTCTCTCGGTGCTGCCCCGGGACTCCCGACGCTTCCTGGTCACCTTCGGTCTGGTCATGAGCGTGCTGGCACTGCTGGACGTGGTCGCCCTGGGCGCGATCGCGCTGGTGATCCCGGCCCTGATGTCGCCGGGGACCACCGTCACGATCCCCGTCGTCGGCTGGCGCCTGCAGACCTTCGAGGAGATGATGGTGATGGTCGCGGCCTTCGTCGGGCTGATCATCATCAAGAGCTTCCTCAACCTGCTCACGATCCGGATCGCCACCCAGCGCTTCGCGCAGCACGAGGTCGCGATCGGCCAGCAGCTGTTCCGCTCCTACATGTCCGCCTCCTGGGTGGACCGCACCTCGAAATCGACCCAGGAGATCATCCGGATGGTCGACTCCGGGGTGGCTGCCGTGGTGGCGAACGTGCTCATGCCCTCGATGACCGTGGTCGCGGAGTTCGCCACGATCTCCGTGATCAGCATCGGCCTGGTGATCGTGGACTGGAAGATCGCCCTGGCGACCTTCGCCTATCTCGGCATGATCGCCCTGGTGCTCTCCCGTGTGGTCACCCCGCGGGCGGTCGCCAACGGGTCGAGCAACCGTGACAACTCGCTGCGGGTGGTACGGCTGCTGGGCGAGGTCCTCGCCTCCCTGAAGGAGCTGACGCTCAAGGGCAACGAGGGAGAGGTCGCCGACATCGTCGCCGAGCGGCGCGCGACGGCCTCCCGCACCCGCGCCTTCGCGCAGTACTACAACCAGATGCCCCGCTTCGTGCTGGACGCCGGGATGGTCGGCGGCTTCGTCGTCGTCGGCGGTGTCGGCTACCTCTCGGGCCTGCCCGACGATGCGCCCGCCACCGCGATGGCCTCGGTCGCGCTGTTCGCCGTGGCCGGCTTCCGACTGGTGCCCTCGCTGACCCGCTTCCAGTCCACGCAGAACCGGATCCTGACCAACGCGGCGTTCGCGGACTACATCATCGACGACATCGAGTTCGCCCGGGAGGCCGTCGCACGGCAGGAGGAGCCGGACAGCGGCACCCTCGCGCCGGGGCTGCACGACATCGTCCTCGAGGACGTCGCCTTCACCTATCCGGGACGGGAGGAGCCGGCGGTCGACGGCGTCTCCCTGCAGATCCCGGCCGGATCGTCCGTGGCTGTCGTCGGGACCTCCGGGGCCGGCAAGTCGACGCTGGTGGACCTGCTGCTGGGCCTGCTCACCCCGAGCTCCGGCCGGATCCTCATCGGCGGCACCGACATGACCACCGTGCTGCGTCAGTGGCGCACCTCGGTCGGGTACGTGCCCCAGGAGGTCGCGCTGTTCGACGTCTCCGTCGGCGAGAACGTGGCACTGACCTGGGAGCCCGATCAGGTCGACGCGCAACGGGTGCGCACCGCCCTGGACCGGGCGCAGCTCCTCGAGGTGATCGAGGCTCGCCCCGAGGGGATCCACGGTCGACTCGGAGAGCGGGGGGCCACTCTCTCGGGCGGGCAGCGCCAGCGCATGGGCATCGCGCGCGGGATGTACTCCGAGCCCACCGTGCTGGTGCTCGATGAGGCGACCAGCGCCCTGGACACCAAGACCGAGGCGGCGGTGACCGACGCGATCCGGGATCTCGGCGAGGACGTCACGACCATCACCATCGCCCATCGCCTGGCGACCATCCAGCACAGCGACATCGTGTTCTACATGTCCGAGGGAGCGGTCGCCGCCGCCGGCAGCTTCGACGAGGTCGTGGCCGCCGTCCCCGCCTTCGCGGAGCAGGCCGCGCTCGCCGGGCTCACCGGGGGCGGCGGGTTCCTGCCGAACCCGCAGGACGACGGCGAGGTGCAGATCGATCCACCCGTCGAGGCACGAGGCCCGGGAGAGGGCTCCTGA